CCAGGGGGTCGCCGGGTCTCGTGCCTATGTCGCCGGCGCTCGTGTCACACCGGATTTCGTTTTCCTGCAAGGAGTCGAGCCGAGCGCGGAACCGTGGCGGGAGGTGATCGCCGAACTCGGACCGGCTCCGGTGCTGGTCGCCGATCTGCCCGGACTCGGCCGATCGGCGCCGAGTGACGTCACTCCTCGTGACTGGCTCGCCGACCTGCTGGCGCCGGTCGAGACCCGGCCGGTGCTCGTTGTGCACCCGGCCGCCGCCGGTCCCGCGATCCGGTGCGCGGCAGCGCATCCCGGCCGGGTGGCGGCCGTTGTGGTGGTGCCGCCGGAGTTCGTCCCGGCCGGGAGCGCGGCGGGACCGCGTCGCCCCGGTGCCGCCCGGCGGACGGCGCGGTGGTTGCGGGCGGCGAACGAGCCGGGTGAACGGGAGGCAGTGCGGGTGCTCGGCGAGTCCGTTCCGGTGCGGTGGATGACCGGGGACGCGAGCCCGGCGGCGGTCGCGCGGGAATGCCACCTCGGCGCGGGGGTGCGCCGAGGTGGCGATCCGGCCTGAGCGGGCCTCAGACTCCGGCGACCTGCTGGATCCAGCTGCGGTACCGGGTGATGTTCGTGTACGCGGTGTTGTTCGAACGGTCGCTTGTGGACGCGACGCCGACCTGGCGGCCGGAGGCGAACATCGGGCCGCCGGAGTCCCCACCGGCGGTGATGCCGTCGATGCGGTTCGCGCACACCGAGATGCCGCCGTAGTAGTCACTGCAGTTGACCGAGTTGACCCGCACGTTGGCGTACTTCAGGTAGCGGGACTGGCAGTTGATCTCCGAACCGCACCGGCTGGTCGCGCCCCAGCCGTAGACCTGCACGGTCTGCCCGGTCGAGACGTCGCTGGTGGTGCCGAGCGGGGAGTACGTGGCGTTGACCGCGGTGGTCAGCCGGACGATGGCCAGGTCGGCCGAGCCGGGATAGCGGGTGATCGTGTCGCCGGTGGCCATCGTGCCGCCGCTTTGCTGGTCCAGGCTGCCGATCCGGAAGGTGTAGGTGCCGCTGCTCGCCACGCAGTGCTTCGCGGTCAGGATGTACTGCGGCGCGATGATGGTCGAGGTGCAGGTCTGGCGGCCGTTCGCGAACAGGCGGGCGGCCCACGGGCCGCTCGTGGCGTACTGGCCGCCGATGATGAACGGTTGCACGCCGCCGGTCTCCTCGGCGGCCGAGGTGGCGGGAACGGCCAGGCCGAGCAGGGCCATCAGGGCACTGCCGATGAGCACGGCCAGTGAGCGCAGGCGCATGGTTCCGACTCGTTTCTGCGGCACGGGATGACGGCCGCGTTCCGGGGAGGGGGTGCACCGATTCTCGAACCGGAAAGCGCGGCCCCGGAACCGACGAAAGTCGGGTGGTCCAGACCAGCAGTACCTAATCATCGGCCGTCGTGCGATAGCGGTATAGCGCCGGTGTTATCCGTATCACTGGGCCATTCGGACGCCGGTCACAGCCGGGTGAACAACGTGTAGGCGGCGACCACCAGGCTGCCGCACAGGGCGGCGAGCAGCACGGCGCGCAGGGTCAGGGTGTCCGCGGTGGAACGGCGCATGGGGGTGGCCTCCGGTGACTCGGTGGGGACGGTCATGCCCCACCGACCTCCCGCTGTCCGCCTCGTGACGGCGATTCGCCGCCGAAAGCGCGAATCTCCCCTTCGCGGGTGATGCCGCGACTCCGACACCCAGGGTGATCACTTGCTCACCAAAGGTGCCGACGGCGGCTTCGGGCACACTATTGCGACAGTTTATCCGGTGCCGATGAAATTTCGATGAAATGGCGAGCGGTTACCATTTTATGGACTCGTATCGACAATTTTATTGTACGATTTTCCGGTGGAAGGCAGATTCACCCCGCTGGCCGCCGAAGACCCGCGTGAAGTCGGTGGTTACCGGTTGCGGGCCCGGCTGGGCGTGGGCGGGATGGGGCGGGTGTACCTGGCGTTCAGCCCCGGCGGACGGGCGCTGGCGATCAAGGTGGTCCGCGCCGAGCACGCCGAGGACGAGGAGTTCCGGCGGCGGTTCGAGCAGGAGATCGCCGCCGCGCGGCGGGTGCAGGGCATGTACACCGCGGAGGTGGTGGACGCCGACGCCACGGCGGCCGTGCCGTGGCTGGCCACGGCGTACGTGCCCGGTCCGTCACTGCGCCAGGCCGTCGCCGAGCACGGCTCGCTGCCGTCCGAAACGGTCTTCCGGCTGGTGGCGGGGGTGGCGGAGGGACTGGTCGCCGTGCACGCGTGCGACATCGTCCATCGCGACCTGACCCCGGCCAACGTGCTGCTCGCCGAGGACGGCCCGCGGGTCATCGACTTCGGCATCGCGCACGCGGCGGCGGCCACTTCGCTGACGCGCAGCGGGATCAGCATCGGCACACCCGCTTTCATGGCGCCCGAGCAGGTCCGCGGCCGTCCCGCGACGGCCGCCACCGACGTGTTCGCGCTGGGGCATCTCGCGGTGTTCGCCGCCACCGGGCACCCGGCCTTCGGTGAAGGCAACCGGGACGCGATGTTCTACCGGATCCTGTCCGAGGAACCGGAGCTGACCGGCTGCCCGGAGGACCTCCAGCCGATCGTACGGCGCTGCCTGGCCAAGGAACCGGACGACCGGCCGTCGCTGGACGAGGTGCTGGCGGAGGTCGCCGGGCACGCGGAACCGCGCCTGCCCGGCGACTGGCTGCCCGACGGCGTCACCCAGGCGTTCAAGCGCTACGACACCGCGCTCTACACCGTCCACGAGACGAAGAAGAAGCCCGGACAGGAGAAGAAGCCGAAGCAGGAGAAAAAGCCGCAGGGAGACAAGAAGCCGCAGCAGGAGAAGAAGCCACAGCAGGGCAAGTCGCAGCGGGACAACAAGCGTGCCTCTCCTGTCGGTGGCGTGATCGCGGTCGCCGCCCTGCTCGCGATCCCGGTGATCGGCGCGATCGGGCCGGAAAAGGTGCTGAACGCGGCGGACGAGTTCTTCAGCGCGAACTCGACCAGCACCACCACGAAGCGCGCCACCGGCACCACCACGACCAAACGGACCGCCGCCACCACCACGCGCAAGGCCTCCACCCGGACCACCACGAAGAAGACGACCACCACCACGACGAGGGGCGCCTGGGAGGGGTGCTCCGAGGCGGCGGAGGCCTTCGAAACCCTGGAGGAGACCCGGGTCAGCGACGACCGGAAGGTCAACGCCGCCGCCTACCGGAAGCTGGCGAACAGCCTGGACAGCATCGCCGACACCGCGGGATCCGCGATCGATTCGACCCTGGAGAAGCTGGCGAACGGCTACCAGGACGTCGCCGACTACCTGGCGTCGGGCAACACCGAGGCGTTCTCGTCACTCGCCGCCGACCTGAACGACGACGCGGCGAACCTGCTGGACCGGTGCCGCGGCTGAGGTCTCAGTCCGCGATCGTGCCGGGCGGCAGCGGGTGATCGGGCAGCTGGACGAAAACGCGTTCGAGCCGTCCGTTCACGATGTCGTCGTTGAGCAGGAAGCCGGAGTCGCGGCCGAGCAGGTACGCGACGATGGTGCTGCCTTCGCTGCCCGGGGGCCGCAGCCGCAGGTGCTCGAACACGCCCCGGCTCGGGTTCGCCCGCCAGAAGCGGGGCGTCAGCGGGTCACCCTCGGGAAGGAACTCCCAGCCG
The genomic region above belongs to Amycolatopsis sp. YIM 10 and contains:
- a CDS encoding trypsin-like serine protease — its product is MRLRSLAVLIGSALMALLGLAVPATSAAEETGGVQPFIIGGQYATSGPWAARLFANGRQTCTSTIIAPQYILTAKHCVASSGTYTFRIGSLDQQSGGTMATGDTITRYPGSADLAIVRLTTAVNATYSPLGTTSDVSTGQTVQVYGWGATSRCGSEINCQSRYLKYANVRVNSVNCSDYYGGISVCANRIDGITAGGDSGGPMFASGRQVGVASTSDRSNNTAYTNITRYRSWIQQVAGV
- a CDS encoding serine/threonine-protein kinase, with amino-acid sequence MEGRFTPLAAEDPREVGGYRLRARLGVGGMGRVYLAFSPGGRALAIKVVRAEHAEDEEFRRRFEQEIAAARRVQGMYTAEVVDADATAAVPWLATAYVPGPSLRQAVAEHGSLPSETVFRLVAGVAEGLVAVHACDIVHRDLTPANVLLAEDGPRVIDFGIAHAAAATSLTRSGISIGTPAFMAPEQVRGRPATAATDVFALGHLAVFAATGHPAFGEGNRDAMFYRILSEEPELTGCPEDLQPIVRRCLAKEPDDRPSLDEVLAEVAGHAEPRLPGDWLPDGVTQAFKRYDTALYTVHETKKKPGQEKKPKQEKKPQGDKKPQQEKKPQQGKSQRDNKRASPVGGVIAVAALLAIPVIGAIGPEKVLNAADEFFSANSTSTTTKRATGTTTTKRTAATTTRKASTRTTTKKTTTTTTRGAWEGCSEAAEAFETLEETRVSDDRKVNAAAYRKLANSLDSIADTAGSAIDSTLEKLANGYQDVADYLASGNTEAFSSLAADLNDDAANLLDRCRG